The Candidatus Cloacimonadota bacterium genome contains the following window.
AATAATTTCCGGTTCATTCTTCTCGTAATAATGCACTAACCTGTTTCTGAACTGAGCCATCAATTTACCGTTATCTCCGGTTTTCTCGGTAATGATCTTATTCTCAAACAAAACATTAAAAGCATCAGCATAAGAATTCGGTTCCCGCAGTTTCAGATCGGAAATGATATGATGAGTTATATCGAGAACGGATTCGATAATTATATGCAGAGTTCTTTCGATAAACCTCTGTTTAATGATATCATCCGTGAATTCTTGAAAAGATATTTCCCTGACTTTTTTCAAATCTTCA
Protein-coding sequences here:
- a CDS encoding DUF86 domain-containing protein, yielding MPNENIILRLIANIESYLEDLKKVREISFQEFTDDIIKQRFIERTLHIIIESVLDITHHIISDLKLREPNSYADAFNVLFENKIITEKTGDNGKLMAQFRNRLVHYYEKNEPEIIFEILKKHQIDFMIFINEMKEFINFGVK